One Eubacteriales bacterium mix99 genomic window carries:
- a CDS encoding ATP synthase subunit I: MSAIAKKMMRILCILLFVLVAAAVLYYRSFSFLPFALGALLGTAVSAGKVFLLDRAVDKALAMEKKKAGNYITLQHLLRMVLTAGVLISGTIIPVISLWGVTAGIFAYPISMYILKYPLHASDPSNVPDSPKN, translated from the coding sequence ATGTCTGCCATTGCGAAAAAGATGATGAGGATTCTCTGTATATTGCTGTTCGTGTTGGTTGCAGCAGCGGTCCTTTATTACCGTTCTTTCTCCTTTCTGCCTTTCGCACTGGGAGCTTTGCTGGGCACGGCAGTCAGTGCCGGAAAGGTTTTTCTGCTGGACCGGGCTGTGGATAAGGCCCTTGCCATGGAGAAAAAAAAGGCGGGAAATTATATTACCCTTCAGCATCTTCTGCGGATGGTTCTTACCGCAGGCGTGCTGATTTCGGGTACCATTATCCCTGTCATCAGCTTATGGGGTGTGACAGCTGGAATCTTTGCTTATCCGATATCAATGTATATTTTAAAATATCCCCTCCATGCTTCGGACCCCTCAAATGTTCCGGATTCTCCGAAGAACTGA
- the atpB gene encoding F0F1 ATP synthase subunit A, translated as MAVLIILAVFLRIKLRKMEDIPKGVQNAVEAVIEFFQGFIHKTGGDKLMGLGSWFFTIFAFILSCSLFGMLGIRPPTADWATTFALALATFILTLGMGIRCRKGKYLKSFIEPNPIFLPLNIINEIANPISMSFRLFGNVLGGMILLTLIYSIAPIFLRIIIPIPLHIYFDVIMGALQTYIFCILSLTFIKGAAEG; from the coding sequence ATGGCGGTGTTGATTATTCTTGCTGTTTTTTTGCGGATTAAGTTACGTAAAATGGAAGATATTCCAAAAGGAGTGCAAAATGCAGTCGAAGCCGTGATTGAATTTTTCCAGGGCTTTATACACAAGACCGGCGGAGACAAGCTGATGGGACTCGGTTCCTGGTTTTTTACGATCTTTGCATTTATTCTATCCTGCAGCCTGTTCGGGATGTTGGGGATCAGACCGCCCACAGCGGACTGGGCCACTACCTTTGCTCTTGCCCTGGCTACTTTTATCCTCACGCTGGGAATGGGCATTCGGTGTCGGAAGGGAAAATATTTAAAGAGTTTCATTGAACCCAACCCCATATTCTTACCGTTGAATATCATCAATGAAATTGCGAATCCCATATCCATGAGTTTTCGTCTTTTCGGTAATGTACTGGGAGGTATGATTCTTTTAACCCTGATTTATTCCATAGCACCGATCTTTTTACGTATTATTATCCCGATTCCACTGCACATTTATTTTGATGTGATTATGGGTGCCCTGCAGACGTATATTTTCTGCATCCTGAGTCTCACGTTTATTAAAGGGGCAGCAGAAGGCTGA
- the atpE gene encoding ATP synthase F0 subunit C, whose amino-acid sequence MQDPLAFIIACAHFAAAIALLNGIGTTFGDAKIAVAAIESIARQPEAADSIRTTMFVGLGMAETSGIYGLLIAIIMLFANPLVNIYLSHIGG is encoded by the coding sequence ATGCAGGATCCTTTAGCATTTATTATTGCATGTGCCCACTTTGCTGCGGCCATTGCACTACTGAACGGTATCGGCACAACATTCGGAGACGCAAAAATTGCAGTTGCTGCCATTGAATCCATTGCCCGGCAGCCCGAAGCTGCAGATTCCATCCGCACAACCATGTTTGTCGGTCTTGGTATGGCGGAGACTTCGGGAATATACGGACTATTGATTGCCATTATTATGCTGTTTGCCAATCCTCTGGTAAACATATACCTGAGCCATATAGGCGGATAA
- a CDS encoding ATP synthase F0 subunit B, whose protein sequence is MKPFILQPYIVYLKSVPEGRVFGLDQQTLISTGIQLLNVIILAVLLGYLLYKPVRSFLQKRKEKISGQFDEARKTQAQADQLKAEYEKKRKEIDQERTKVLEEARLSAEEDSRKILDASKKDADAIRQQAEKSIAMERKDLDKETRQYIIEAAVLMAEKFIEQSMNRDTQNKLFDEAVAQLEETPWVN, encoded by the coding sequence TTGAAACCATTCATTTTGCAACCATACATTGTTTATTTGAAGAGCGTGCCGGAAGGGCGCGTATTCGGACTGGATCAGCAAACGCTGATCAGTACCGGCATTCAGCTGCTGAATGTTATTATCCTGGCGGTTCTTCTGGGCTATCTGCTGTATAAACCGGTTCGGTCCTTTCTGCAGAAACGCAAAGAAAAAATCAGCGGGCAATTTGATGAAGCCCGGAAAACCCAAGCTCAGGCGGATCAGCTGAAAGCGGAATATGAAAAAAAGCGGAAGGAAATCGATCAGGAACGCACAAAGGTGCTGGAAGAAGCCAGGCTTTCCGCAGAGGAAGACAGCAGAAAAATCCTTGATGCCTCCAAAAAAGATGCCGATGCCATCCGGCAGCAGGCTGAGAAAAGCATTGCAATGGAAAGAAAAGATCTGGATAAGGAAACAAGACAGTATATCATTGAAGCGGCTGTCCTGATGGCTGAAAAATTCATAGAGCAATCCATGAACCGCGATACACAGAACAAGCTCTTTGATGAGGCAGTCGCCCAGTTGGAGGAGACACCATGGGTGAACTGA
- the atpH gene encoding ATP synthase F1 subunit delta, with translation MGELKDSYANELFALSRAQGKLAEHTEQVTFILDSLQEKEYRSFLEAPHFSEKAKQQLLERLLADNVSGDLLGFLYRILQKGHGAMIVPALLSYLEMGNRYSRKVVASVISAAPLSDGQINTLRKALAYKSGKQVEILPTVDPSLLGGFRIHMDGRLMDCSLRARLTNLKESLLKEGTE, from the coding sequence ATGGGTGAACTGAAAGACAGCTATGCCAATGAGCTTTTTGCGCTTTCCCGGGCACAGGGAAAGTTGGCAGAGCATACGGAACAGGTAACTTTTATACTGGACAGTCTGCAAGAGAAAGAATACAGGAGCTTTCTGGAAGCCCCCCACTTCTCCGAAAAAGCGAAGCAGCAGCTCCTGGAGCGTCTGCTTGCCGATAACGTTTCAGGCGATTTGCTGGGGTTCCTGTACCGCATCCTGCAGAAAGGCCATGGGGCAATGATTGTCCCGGCACTTCTCTCCTATCTGGAGATGGGAAACCGGTACAGCAGGAAAGTGGTGGCCAGCGTGATTTCCGCCGCTCCTCTCAGTGATGGGCAGATCAATACTCTGCGCAAAGCCCTGGCATATAAATCAGGAAAACAGGTGGAAATCCTGCCCACAGTGGATCCCTCCCTTCTCGGAGGATTCCGCATTCACATGGACGGACGCCTGATGGACTGTTCGCTGAGAGCCCGGCTGACCAATCTAAAAGAAAGCTTATTGAAGGAGGGTACGGAGTGA
- the atpA gene encoding F0F1 ATP synthase subunit alpha → MTGKFDKIGNAVKKQIQAFPSAPDVSEAGSVVEVGDGIAHVYGLQNAMSGELLKFPGRIYGMALNLDENSIGAVLLGPDAGIKAGDPVRRTGRMAQIPVGDAMLGRVVNALGQPIDDKGPLSADDYRNVENVAPGVIMRKEVDVPLQTGIRAIDAMVPIGRGQRELIIGDRQTGKTAICIDTILNQKDAGVLCVYVAIGQKASTVARIVNLLTKTGAMAYTTVVVSTASDPASLQYLAPYAGCTIGEAWMKQGKDVLVVYDDLSKHAVAYRTISLLLRRPPGREAYPGDVFYLHSRLLERAACMSNDYGGGSMTALPIVETQEGDISAYIPTNVISITDGQIYLETELFHNGVRPAINPGFSVSRVGGSAQIPAMKEIAGPLRIHFAQYRELAAFAQFGSDLSKDTMDRLNQGERIMEILKQPQYRPMPVEYQVLILYVLIHGYLMDVNIRHIRKFQRDFLQFVKTEKPFIAEEIRETEQISPELEEKIKDAVKEFKKPRIPDREEDNGVH, encoded by the coding sequence GTGACTGGAAAATTTGATAAAATCGGCAATGCAGTAAAGAAACAGATTCAGGCATTCCCCTCCGCACCGGACGTCTCAGAGGCGGGCAGTGTCGTGGAAGTCGGAGACGGGATTGCCCATGTTTACGGACTGCAGAACGCAATGAGCGGGGAGTTGCTGAAGTTCCCCGGCAGGATATACGGCATGGCCCTGAACCTGGATGAGAACAGCATCGGGGCGGTGCTTCTGGGACCCGATGCAGGCATAAAGGCCGGGGATCCTGTCCGGCGAACCGGCAGAATGGCTCAGATCCCTGTGGGAGATGCCATGCTTGGACGTGTGGTCAATGCCCTTGGGCAGCCGATTGATGACAAAGGGCCCCTTTCCGCTGATGATTACCGCAATGTGGAGAACGTGGCACCCGGTGTGATTATGCGCAAAGAGGTGGATGTTCCCCTGCAGACAGGCATCCGTGCCATTGATGCCATGGTACCCATCGGTCGGGGCCAGCGGGAATTGATTATCGGAGACCGTCAGACCGGGAAGACAGCCATCTGCATAGATACGATACTGAACCAGAAGGATGCGGGGGTGCTGTGCGTTTATGTAGCCATCGGACAAAAGGCATCCACCGTGGCACGCATTGTCAATCTGCTGACGAAAACCGGAGCAATGGCCTATACCACCGTAGTGGTTTCCACTGCCAGCGATCCGGCTTCCCTGCAGTATCTCGCCCCCTATGCCGGCTGTACCATCGGAGAGGCATGGATGAAACAGGGCAAAGACGTATTGGTGGTTTACGACGACCTGTCCAAGCATGCCGTGGCCTACCGCACCATCAGCCTGCTGCTGCGCAGGCCGCCGGGACGGGAAGCTTATCCCGGAGACGTGTTCTACCTGCACTCCCGGCTTCTGGAGCGCGCCGCCTGCATGAGCAATGACTATGGCGGAGGATCGATGACGGCCCTGCCCATTGTGGAAACACAGGAAGGCGATATTTCCGCCTATATTCCCACCAATGTCATCTCCATTACCGACGGGCAGATTTATCTGGAAACCGAACTGTTCCATAACGGAGTCCGTCCTGCGATCAATCCGGGGTTCTCCGTTTCCCGTGTAGGCGGTTCAGCCCAGATCCCTGCCATGAAGGAAATTGCCGGACCTCTGCGCATTCATTTTGCCCAGTATCGGGAACTTGCAGCCTTTGCACAGTTTGGATCGGATTTAAGCAAAGACACAATGGATCGCCTGAATCAGGGAGAACGTATTATGGAAATCCTCAAGCAGCCGCAATACCGGCCCATGCCTGTGGAGTATCAGGTTTTAATCCTGTATGTGCTGATCCATGGATATCTGATGGATGTGAATATCCGACATATCCGGAAGTTTCAGAGGGATTTTCTGCAATTTGTGAAAACGGAGAAACCTTTCATTGCAGAGGAAATCCGGGAGACAGAGCAAATCTCGCCGGAGCTGGAAGAAAAAATAAAGGATGCGGTGAAGGAATTCAAAAAGCCGCGGATTCCGGACCGGGAGGAAGACAATGGCGTCCATTAG
- the atpG gene encoding ATP synthase F1 subunit gamma, translating to MASISEIKQRSANIKTTRQIIRALEMVSSAKLQKAKNRLEGIRPLYQEMKRNAENLKYCGEAGDHPFVRKRDVKNIGYVIMTSDKGLCGSYNNQITEAALTHMNRKKKEGKQEKLLVAGAAGNEFFARHDKNILHGFSHRLEANLYADSCRMGEVLSRLYLSGEADEVYVAYTRFDSILSHIPRVEKILPLPHEPGMLQNSGRMLYEPDVSSFLDHMVPLYLQTCLFAAASESTTCEHTARMINMQSADKNAEDVIRNLNRIYNRKRQADITQELTEIIGGAKLLN from the coding sequence ATGGCGTCCATTAGTGAAATAAAGCAAAGATCTGCCAACATAAAAACCACCCGGCAGATTATAAGGGCACTGGAGATGGTTTCCTCTGCAAAGCTTCAAAAGGCAAAAAACAGGCTGGAAGGCATCCGTCCCCTGTATCAGGAAATGAAACGGAACGCAGAAAATCTGAAATATTGCGGGGAAGCCGGAGATCATCCCTTCGTCCGAAAACGGGATGTGAAAAATATAGGTTATGTCATAATGACAAGTGATAAAGGCCTGTGCGGCAGCTACAACAATCAGATCACGGAAGCTGCCCTGACCCATATGAACAGAAAAAAAAAGGAAGGAAAGCAGGAAAAACTCCTTGTGGCCGGCGCAGCGGGCAATGAATTCTTCGCCCGGCATGACAAAAATATACTGCATGGATTTTCCCACAGGCTCGAAGCCAATCTGTATGCAGACTCGTGCCGGATGGGCGAAGTCCTTTCCCGGCTGTATCTTTCGGGAGAAGCCGATGAGGTATATGTCGCATACACCCGTTTTGATTCGATACTGAGTCATATTCCCCGGGTGGAAAAAATACTGCCTCTGCCCCACGAGCCGGGCATGCTGCAGAATTCCGGCCGGATGCTTTATGAGCCGGATGTTTCTTCCTTTCTCGACCATATGGTACCACTGTATCTTCAAACCTGTCTTTTTGCCGCCGCTTCGGAATCGACCACCTGTGAACATACCGCACGGATGATAAACATGCAATCCGCCGATAAAAACGCTGAAGACGTGATTCGTAATCTGAACCGTATCTATAACCGTAAACGGCAGGCTGACATTACGCAGGAGCTTACAGAAATTATCGGCGGAGCAAAATTATTGAATTAG
- the atpD gene encoding F0F1 ATP synthase subunit beta produces the protein MTDKNTGRIVQIIGSVLDIRFENRLPELYHAIQVPRGKQTSVMEVMQHLGDNTVRCISMDPTDGLVRGMKAIDTGAPISVPVGKEVLGRMVNVLGQPIDGKPAADAKTYWPIHREPPSLSQQRAAPEFLETGIKAIDLLCPFSKGGKVGIFGGAGVGKTVLIMELINNIAMKHSGYSVFAGVGERTREGNDLYYDMIHSGVLDKTALVFGQMNETPGVRMRVALTGLTMAEYFRDKAHQDVLLFIDNIFRFVQAGSEVSALLGRVPSAVGYQPTLANEMGTLEERITSTQSGSITSVQAIYVPADDFTDPATATTFSHLDAVTILSRTIVEQGIYPAVSPLGSTSRILEADVVGKEHYQVARAVQSILQRYEDLQDIVAILGVDELSDTDRKIVSRARKVQRFLSQPFYVAEKYTSISGQYVSIGETVRGFREILDGKHDAVPEGMFLNAGTIDDVTERYRQKNE, from the coding sequence TTGACCGATAAAAACACGGGCAGAATCGTACAGATCATCGGATCCGTATTGGATATCCGGTTTGAAAACCGACTGCCCGAGTTATATCATGCCATACAGGTACCACGTGGAAAGCAAACCAGTGTGATGGAGGTTATGCAGCATTTGGGTGACAATACGGTTCGCTGCATTTCCATGGACCCCACGGATGGTCTGGTGCGGGGAATGAAGGCGATCGATACCGGCGCACCCATATCGGTGCCGGTGGGCAAGGAAGTACTGGGGCGTATGGTAAACGTCCTTGGTCAGCCCATTGATGGAAAGCCCGCAGCGGATGCAAAGACATACTGGCCCATTCACAGGGAACCGCCCAGCTTATCGCAGCAGAGGGCGGCGCCTGAATTTCTGGAAACCGGGATCAAGGCCATCGATCTTCTCTGCCCGTTTTCCAAGGGCGGCAAGGTCGGCATATTCGGAGGGGCCGGCGTGGGAAAAACCGTATTGATCATGGAACTGATCAACAACATCGCCATGAAGCACAGCGGCTACTCTGTCTTCGCGGGGGTAGGCGAACGTACCCGGGAAGGGAATGATCTGTATTATGATATGATTCATTCCGGGGTTCTGGACAAAACGGCCCTGGTATTCGGACAGATGAACGAAACTCCGGGGGTCCGGATGCGCGTCGCGCTGACCGGACTGACCATGGCGGAATATTTCCGGGACAAGGCACATCAGGACGTACTTCTGTTTATTGACAACATCTTCCGCTTTGTGCAGGCCGGCTCCGAGGTTTCGGCCCTGCTGGGGCGTGTACCAAGTGCCGTTGGCTATCAGCCAACCCTTGCCAATGAAATGGGAACCCTTGAGGAGCGCATTACTTCCACTCAGAGCGGATCCATTACGTCCGTGCAGGCCATTTATGTTCCTGCCGACGACTTTACCGACCCGGCAACCGCCACCACCTTCTCCCATCTGGATGCAGTAACGATTTTATCGCGCACCATTGTGGAACAGGGTATTTATCCCGCTGTTTCCCCTCTTGGCTCCACTTCCCGCATACTGGAAGCGGATGTCGTGGGGAAGGAGCATTATCAGGTGGCCCGTGCCGTGCAGAGCATTTTGCAGCGTTATGAGGACCTGCAGGATATTGTAGCCATACTCGGTGTGGACGAGCTGTCAGATACCGACAGGAAGATCGTCAGCCGTGCCAGGAAGGTGCAGCGTTTCCTGTCCCAGCCATTTTATGTTGCCGAAAAGTATACTTCCATTTCCGGTCAGTATGTCAGTATTGGGGAAACCGTACGGGGATTTCGGGAGATACTGGACGGAAAGCACGACGCTGTCCCGGAAGGGATGTTTTTAAATGCAGGAACCATTGATGACGTAACAGAAAGATACAGGCAGAAAAATGAGTGA
- a CDS encoding F0F1 ATP synthase subunit epsilon gives MSEAADRKKIHLRIVTPRGVKIEEEADFLIMRCIDGDTGILPGHSDASVVMGDGILRVWNEGNLQKIAVFDGVAEIKQNTVLIMTTIAQRPDEIDLERAETDRDLIQEKETDLKEQSQHVLLRRALVRIEVRNHEYKSDEEE, from the coding sequence ATGAGTGAAGCAGCCGACCGCAAAAAGATTCACCTGCGGATTGTGACGCCCCGGGGAGTAAAAATTGAAGAAGAAGCCGATTTTCTCATTATGCGCTGCATTGATGGGGACACGGGGATTTTACCTGGTCATTCGGATGCTTCCGTTGTCATGGGAGACGGAATCCTGCGTGTCTGGAACGAAGGCAATCTGCAAAAAATAGCCGTTTTCGACGGCGTTGCAGAAATAAAGCAGAATACGGTCCTCATTATGACCACCATCGCCCAAAGGCCGGATGAGATTGATCTGGAACGCGCAGAAACAGACCGGGATCTCATACAGGAAAAGGAAACCGATCTAAAGGAACAGAGCCAGCATGTGCTGCTGCGGCGTGCCCTGGTGAGAATTGAGGTACGCAATCATGAATATAAAAGCGACGAGGAAGAATAA
- a CDS encoding ATP-binding protein, which translates to MRKRIFRQMAGLVTLGILLVSMVLCILFYHRLSSQACADLQERAQMFEKDDSGRAFHYLRQVRPEDMRVSLISQKGVVLFDNMVRSGNLGDHLGREEIEEALSMGHGESRRFSDTLGTETYYYAIRLSDDSVLRTAKTIHSIGGMFSDILPGTAAVVLLFILIGYFTSRRLAQRVVEPINQVDLSADPPDVPYDELASFARAIAEYRSQIEQDSRQLKKRTDTIQAIMDQMEEGVVLFDLRGTILSVNKSASRIFHTDDTAEGKSALELLRDMEFSGKLRQALQGHRGEMIHRREEKEYRVLISPVPQIGVAVFFLNITEKSQAEKMRREFSANVSHELRTPLTSIYGNVEMLSAGMVREEDKPLFYGKIMGEASRLITLIEDIMMLSRLDEGKPGDGEFQEEVDLAEVASECADTLKQKAIDHQVTMKVAGSDIIMTANRALIYEMFYNLMDNGIKYNKAGGRVRVCITRTKKDTVITVSDTGIGISAGDQDRIFERFYRADKSRSKKSGGTGLGLAIVKHIVLAHGGRIGVSGKPGEGTQFEIVFPG; encoded by the coding sequence TTGAGAAAACGGATATTCCGGCAGATGGCAGGACTGGTGACTCTTGGAATCCTGCTTGTCTCCATGGTGCTCTGTATCCTTTTCTATCATCGGCTGTCTTCCCAGGCCTGTGCCGATTTGCAGGAACGTGCGCAGATGTTTGAAAAGGATGATTCCGGGAGGGCTTTTCATTATCTCAGGCAGGTCCGGCCTGAAGATATGCGTGTGAGTCTTATTTCGCAGAAGGGTGTGGTCTTATTTGACAATATGGTCCGTTCCGGAAATCTGGGGGATCATCTGGGCCGGGAGGAGATAGAAGAAGCGTTGTCCATGGGGCATGGGGAGAGCCGCCGTTTTTCCGACACCCTGGGAACGGAAACCTATTACTATGCCATCCGGCTGTCGGATGATTCCGTTCTTCGAACCGCGAAGACCATCCACAGCATCGGCGGCATGTTTTCCGATATCCTGCCGGGAACCGCTGCAGTTGTCCTGCTGTTTATCCTCATTGGATATTTTACGTCCAGGCGGCTTGCACAAAGGGTGGTGGAGCCGATCAATCAGGTGGACCTTTCTGCAGATCCTCCGGACGTTCCCTATGACGAACTGGCCTCCTTTGCCAGGGCAATTGCGGAGTATCGGAGCCAAATCGAGCAGGACAGCAGGCAGTTAAAGAAGCGCACTGACACGATCCAGGCCATTATGGATCAAATGGAGGAAGGTGTGGTGCTGTTTGATCTGCGCGGGACAATCCTTTCGGTAAACAAAAGCGCTTCGCGTATCTTTCATACGGATGACACTGCGGAAGGAAAAAGCGCATTGGAACTGCTGCGGGATATGGAGTTTTCCGGGAAGCTCAGACAGGCTTTGCAGGGCCATCGGGGAGAGATGATCCACAGAAGGGAGGAAAAGGAATACCGCGTATTGATCAGCCCTGTGCCGCAGATCGGAGTGGCAGTGTTTTTCCTGAACATCACAGAAAAGTCTCAGGCGGAGAAAATGCGGAGGGAATTTTCCGCAAATGTTTCCCATGAGCTCCGAACGCCTTTGACCAGCATATATGGGAATGTGGAGATGCTGAGTGCCGGAATGGTACGGGAAGAAGACAAGCCTTTGTTTTATGGGAAAATCATGGGGGAAGCCTCCCGGCTCATTACCCTGATCGAAGACATCATGATGCTTTCCAGGCTGGATGAGGGGAAGCCCGGGGACGGGGAGTTTCAGGAGGAGGTGGATCTTGCGGAAGTGGCATCGGAATGTGCGGATACCCTGAAACAAAAGGCCATTGATCATCAGGTAACCATGAAAGTAGCGGGCTCCGATATCATCATGACAGCAAACCGTGCACTGATTTATGAGATGTTCTATAATCTGATGGACAATGGAATAAAATACAATAAAGCCGGCGGCCGTGTCAGGGTTTGTATCACCCGAACAAAAAAGGACACGGTGATCACCGTATCCGATACCGGCATCGGGATTTCCGCCGGGGATCAGGACCGGATTTTCGAACGGTTTTACCGTGCGGATAAATCCCGCTCGAAAAAATCCGGAGGGACGGGCCTGGGGCTGGCCATTGTAAAACACATTGTGCTGGCCCACGGAGGCAGGATAGGGGTATCCGGCAAGCCAGGCGAGGGAACCCAGTTTGAAATTGTCTTCCCGGGCTGA